A window of Bacillota bacterium contains these coding sequences:
- a CDS encoding sugar phosphate isomerase/epimerase, producing MKKSISIWSFAEGMKIVDCMKMAKDAGFEGIELALNETGEMGLESSEEEILGYKKAAEEIGIELSSLATGLYWSYSLTSNNKEIREKAKNIVKKQLDTAVLLGVDTILVVPGAVGVDFIPGCEVIEYDVVYNRALEAIKELAPYAESKKVYIGIENVWNKFLLSPLEMRDFIDKIDSNYVGVYFDVGNVIYSGYPEHWIKILGKRIKKVHFKDYRRDVGSLAGFVDLLSGDVNYPAVVEELKKVGYNSFVTAEMIPPYKNYPEQIIYNTSLAMDKILGRTR from the coding sequence GAAGGTATTGAACTTGCATTGAATGAAACTGGTGAAATGGGATTGGAAAGCAGCGAAGAAGAAATATTGGGGTATAAGAAGGCAGCAGAAGAAATAGGAATTGAACTAAGTAGCCTTGCAACAGGCCTATATTGGTCTTATTCCTTAACAAGTAATAATAAGGAGATAAGGGAAAAGGCAAAAAATATTGTTAAAAAACAGTTAGATACAGCTGTATTATTGGGTGTCGACACTATATTAGTTGTACCTGGAGCTGTAGGTGTTGATTTCATACCTGGTTGTGAAGTTATAGAATATGATGTAGTTTATAATCGGGCACTGGAAGCAATTAAGGAACTTGCTCCCTATGCCGAATCAAAAAAAGTTTACATAGGAATAGAGAATGTCTGGAATAAGTTTCTCTTATCACCTCTTGAAATGCGTGACTTTATTGATAAAATAGACTCTAACTATGTGGGCGTTTATTTTGATGTAGGTAATGTAATTTATTCAGGTTATCCCGAGCACTGGATAAAAATACTCGGCAAAAGGATAAAAAAAGTGCATTTTAAGGACTACAGAAGGGATGTAGGAAGTCTGGCAGGATTTGTAGACTTGTTGTCAGGCGATGTTAATTATCCGGCAGTTGTTGAAGAGCTTAAAAAGGTAGGATACAACAGCTTCGTTACTGCAGAAATGATTCCTCCTTATAAAAATTATCCTGAACAAATAATATATAATACTTCATTGGCAATGGACAAAATTCTTGGGAGAACACGTTAG